The Melospiza melodia melodia isolate bMelMel2 chromosome 7, bMelMel2.pri, whole genome shotgun sequence genome has a segment encoding these proteins:
- the ZNF414 gene encoding LOW QUALITY PROTEIN: zinc finger protein 414 (The sequence of the model RefSeq protein was modified relative to this genomic sequence to represent the inferred CDS: deleted 1 base in 1 codon) — translation MKTEKDDPVATFSLRGKFGTEGAGCSDPALPGAPMPGAGSGGTPAPELRPLKRRPVPGKHYQCSSYGCKLAFPSMQELMDHLKVHYRPTQSLEGKTFQCPTLGCSETFPSMQDLMAHMKVHYKPNRYFKCENCLLRFRTHRSLFKHLHVCSDSASAPAPPPRPILPSSTSSPDKEPPAKPPEALPKPPEKEAPAAGADSAPAALPGSLEPLLPGAPHPFPLLEPALFGPSSLSRFSAPAPSSVPGPFLPYVPPSPYGLAQPPAQHRLRPFLPGHGPPSVSNAVWKKSQGVSVSPLLPCFGSGVTPGHSSAGRIVWEHTRGRYSCTQCPFSTASRDEMTLHTEDHRKNPPPGRLEADMDFGVGLAPFHAKLPPEMENSLYSQL, via the exons ATGAAGACGGAGAAGGACGATCCCGTGGCCACCTTCTCCCTGCGGGGGAAATTCGGCACGGAGGGGGCAG GCTGCAGTGACCCAGCCCTGCCCGGTGCCCCGATGCCAGGGGCGGGCAGCGGAGGGACCCCGGCCCCGGAGCTGCGGCCGCTGAAGCGCAGACCTGTCCCAG GGAAACACTACCAGTGCTCCAGCTACGGCTGCAAACTGGCCTTCCCCAGCATGCAGGAGCTGATGGACCACCTGAAGGTCCACTACAGACCCACGCAGTCCCTCGAGG GCAAAACCTTCCAGTGCCCCACCCTGGGCTGCAGCGAGACCTTCCCCAGCATGCAGGACCTGATGGCACACATGAAGGTGCACTACAAACCCAACCGCTACTTCAA GTGTGAGAACTGCCTGCTGCGCTTCCGCACGCACCGCTCGCTCTTCAAGCACCTGCACGTCTGCTCGGACAGCGCCAGC GCCCcagcgccgccgccccggcccaTCCTGCCCTCCTCTACCTCCAGCCCGGACAAGGAGCCCCCGGCCAAGCCCCCCGAGGCGCTGCCCAAGCCCCCGGAGAAGGAAgcgccggcggcgggcgcggacTCAGCCCCGGCGGCGCTGCCCGGCTCGCTGGAGCCGCTGCTCCCGGGGGCCCCGCACCCCTTCCCGCTGCTGGAGCCCGCCCTGTTCGGGCCCTCGTCCTTGAGTCGCTTCTCGGCGCCAGCCCCGTCCTCGGTGCCGGGGCCGTTCCTGCCCTACGTGCCCCCCTCGCCCTACGGGCTGGCGCAGCCCCCGGCTCAGCACCGCCTGCGGCCCTTCCTGCCGGGCCACGGCCCCCCCAGCGTCTCCAACGCCGTCTGGAAGAAAAGCCAAG GTGTGAGTGTCAGCCCACTCCTCCCATGCTTTGGCTCAGGAGTGACTCCAG GGCACTCCTCCGCCGGCCGCATCGTCTGGGAGCACACGCGGGGCCGCTACAGCTGCACGCAGTGCCCCTTCTCCACCGCCTCCCGCGACGAGATGACGCTGCACACCGAGGACCACCGCAAGAACCCCCCGCCCGGGCGCCTGGAGGCGGACATGG ATTTCGGGGTGGGGCTGGCCCCGTTCCACGCCAAGCTGCCGCCGGAGATGGAGAACTCGCTGTACTCGCAGCTCTGA